A region of Streptomyces paludis DNA encodes the following proteins:
- the rimO gene encoding 30S ribosomal protein S12 methylthiotransferase RimO, translated as MPERRTVALVTLGCARNEVDSEELAGRLAADGWELVQDASGADVAVVNTCGFVEAAKKDSVDALLEANDLKDQGRTQAVVAVGCMAERYGKELAEALPEADGVLGFDDYADISDRLQTILNGGIHASHTPRDRRKLLPLSPVERQGADVALPGHAQTAAEPAPDPAAAPADLPDGVAPASGPRAPLRRRLDTSPVASVKLASGCDRRCSFCAIPSFRGSFISRRPSDVLGETRWLAEQGVKEVMLVSENNTSYGKDLGDIRLLETLLPELADVDGIERIRVSYLQPAEMRPGLIDVLTSTPKIAPYFDLSFQHSAPGVLRAMRRFGDTDRFLELLETIRGKAPQAGVRSNFIVGFPGESEADFAELERFLTGARLDAIGVFGYSDEDGTEAATYDGKLDADVVSERLAHLSRLAEELTAQRAEERLGESLEVLVESVEPEGADGEAAVGRAAHQAPETDGQVIFTSREGLRPGLMVGAKVIGTEGVDLVAECYELPGDVSRTPGEEAAR; from the coding sequence ATGCCCGAACGCCGTACCGTCGCCCTTGTCACTCTTGGCTGCGCCCGTAACGAGGTGGACTCGGAGGAGCTTGCAGGCCGCTTGGCAGCGGACGGCTGGGAGCTTGTCCAGGACGCCTCCGGGGCGGATGTCGCCGTCGTCAACACCTGCGGATTCGTCGAAGCCGCGAAGAAGGACTCCGTCGACGCCCTGCTGGAAGCCAACGATCTGAAGGATCAAGGCAGAACGCAGGCCGTCGTCGCCGTCGGCTGCATGGCCGAGCGCTACGGCAAGGAGCTGGCCGAGGCGCTGCCCGAGGCGGACGGGGTGCTCGGCTTCGACGACTACGCCGATATCTCCGACCGGCTCCAGACCATCCTCAACGGCGGCATCCACGCCTCGCACACCCCGCGCGACCGGCGCAAACTGCTGCCGCTCAGCCCGGTCGAGCGGCAGGGCGCCGATGTGGCGCTGCCCGGTCACGCGCAGACCGCCGCCGAGCCGGCCCCCGACCCGGCCGCCGCGCCCGCGGACCTGCCGGACGGGGTCGCACCGGCCTCCGGTCCGCGCGCGCCCCTGCGGCGGCGGCTCGACACCAGCCCCGTCGCCTCCGTGAAGCTGGCCTCCGGCTGCGACCGGCGCTGCTCCTTCTGCGCCATCCCGTCCTTCCGCGGGTCCTTCATCTCCCGGCGCCCCTCCGATGTGCTCGGCGAGACGCGCTGGCTGGCCGAGCAGGGCGTCAAGGAGGTCATGCTCGTCTCCGAGAACAACACGTCGTACGGCAAGGACCTCGGTGACATCCGGCTGCTGGAGACCCTGCTGCCGGAGCTGGCCGACGTCGACGGGATCGAGCGGATCCGGGTCAGCTACCTCCAGCCCGCCGAGATGCGGCCCGGGCTGATCGATGTGCTGACCTCCACGCCCAAGATCGCGCCGTACTTCGATCTGTCCTTCCAGCATTCGGCCCCGGGCGTCCTGCGCGCGATGCGCAGATTCGGGGACACCGACCGCTTCCTGGAGCTGCTGGAGACCATCCGGGGCAAGGCCCCGCAGGCCGGGGTGCGCTCCAACTTCATCGTCGGCTTCCCCGGCGAGAGCGAGGCCGACTTCGCCGAGCTGGAGCGCTTCCTCACCGGCGCGCGGCTCGACGCCATCGGGGTCTTCGGCTACTCGGACGAGGACGGTACGGAAGCCGCGACGTACGACGGCAAGCTGGACGCGGATGTCGTCTCCGAGCGGCTGGCGCACCTGTCGCGGCTGGCCGAGGAGCTGACGGCGCAGCGGGCCGAGGAGCGGCTCGGTGAGAGCCTGGAGGTGCTCGTCGAGTCCGTCGAGCCGGAGGGCGCCGACGGCGAGGCGGCGGTGGGCCGGGCCGCGCACCAGGCGCCCGAGACCGACGGCCAGGTGATCTTCACCTCGCGTGAGGGACTGCGTCCCGGACTTATGGTCGGGGCGAAGGTGATCGGCACCGAGGGCGTGGACCTGGTGGCCGAGTGCTACGAGCTTCCGGGGGACGTCTCCCGGACCCCGGGCGAGGAGGCGGCCAGATGA
- the pgsA gene encoding CDP-diacylglycerol--glycerol-3-phosphate 3-phosphatidyltransferase has product MTGVPASAAGGTGATPVTGGTGGTSGPGGKPGSGTGASGGAGAGGKLGAAVVNQASLWNIANILTMVRLVLVPGFVFLLLQDGGYDPVWRAWAWAAFAVAMITDVFDGHLARTYNLVTDFGKIADPIADKAIMGAALICLSALGDLPWWVTGVILFRELGITLLRFWVIRHGVIPASRGGKMKTLAQGVAVGMYVLALTGPLATLRFWVMTVAVVLTVATGLDYVRQAVVLRRQGLAAERAEAESGR; this is encoded by the coding sequence ATGACCGGAGTCCCGGCGTCCGCGGCGGGCGGCACCGGAGCGACACCGGTGACGGGTGGTACCGGAGGTACGTCCGGGCCCGGCGGGAAACCGGGAAGCGGTACCGGCGCCTCCGGTGGTGCGGGTGCCGGCGGCAAGCTGGGAGCGGCCGTGGTCAATCAGGCCAGTCTGTGGAACATCGCCAATATCCTCACCATGGTGCGGCTGGTGCTCGTGCCCGGATTCGTGTTCCTGCTGCTCCAGGACGGCGGTTACGACCCCGTCTGGCGGGCCTGGGCCTGGGCCGCGTTCGCCGTCGCCATGATCACGGACGTCTTCGACGGCCATCTGGCCCGTACGTACAACCTGGTCACCGACTTCGGCAAGATCGCCGACCCGATCGCGGACAAGGCGATCATGGGCGCGGCGCTGATCTGTCTGTCCGCGCTCGGCGATCTGCCGTGGTGGGTGACGGGGGTCATCCTTTTCCGTGAACTGGGCATCACGCTGTTGCGGTTCTGGGTGATCAGACACGGAGTGATCCCGGCCAGCCGCGGCGGCAAGATGAAGACGCTGGCGCAGGGGGTGGCCGTGGGGATGTACGTACTCGCGCTGACCGGGCCGCTGGCGACGCTGCGGTTCTGGGTGATGACGGTGGCCGTCGTGCTGACGGTCGCCACGGGGCTGGACTATGTGCGCCAGGCGGTCGTGCTGCGGCGTCAGGGCCTGGCGGCGGAGCGTGCCGAGGCGGAGTCCGGGCGGTGA
- a CDS encoding CinA family protein — MSSGAGAPAGGGTAAAVLEALVARGATLAVAESLTGGLVAAELTSVPGASRAFRGSVTAYATDLKRDVLGVDGPLLEERGAVDPEVARQLAAGVRRVLGATWGAATTGVAGPDPQDGQPVGTVYVAIAGPEGVGKVAALRLNGDRADIRKESVRSVLGLLLSELSGNGRAQDTEQNGGN; from the coding sequence GTGAGCAGCGGGGCGGGGGCGCCGGCCGGCGGCGGCACGGCCGCGGCGGTGCTGGAGGCGCTGGTGGCGCGGGGCGCGACGCTGGCCGTCGCGGAGTCCCTGACCGGCGGGCTGGTCGCCGCGGAGCTGACGTCCGTACCCGGTGCCTCCCGGGCCTTCCGCGGGTCCGTCACCGCGTACGCGACGGACCTCAAGCGGGACGTTCTGGGCGTCGACGGGCCCCTTCTGGAGGAGCGCGGCGCGGTGGATCCCGAGGTCGCGCGGCAGCTGGCGGCCGGGGTGCGCCGGGTGCTGGGGGCGACCTGGGGCGCGGCGACCACCGGGGTGGCGGGCCCCGATCCGCAGGACGGGCAGCCGGTCGGCACCGTGTATGTGGCGATTGCCGGACCGGAAGGTGTGGGGAAAGTGGCCGCGCTGCGGTTGAACGGCGACCGGGCGGACATCCGTAAAGAGAGTGTACGGAGCGTGCTCGGGCTACTCCTCAGCGAACTGTCCGGGAACGGGCGGGCACAGGATACGGAACAGAACGGGGGGAATTGA
- a CDS encoding helix-turn-helix domain-containing protein produces MILLRRLLGDVLRRQRQRQGRTLREVSSSARVSLGYLSEVERGQKEASSELLSAICDALDVRMSELMREVSDELSLAELAASAAANEPLSAPVRPMLNSVSVTSVAGVPTERVTIKAPAEAVDVVAA; encoded by the coding sequence ATGATTCTGCTCCGTCGCCTGCTGGGTGACGTGCTGCGTCGGCAGCGCCAGCGCCAGGGCCGTACTCTGCGCGAAGTCTCCTCGTCCGCCCGAGTCTCGCTCGGCTATCTCTCCGAGGTGGAGCGGGGGCAGAAGGAGGCATCCTCCGAGCTGCTCTCCGCGATCTGCGACGCGCTTGACGTACGGATGTCCGAGCTCATGCGTGAAGTGAGCGACGAACTGTCGTTGGCGGAGCTGGCCGCGTCGGCGGCGGCGAACGAGCCGCTGTCTGCGCCAGTACGCCCCATGCTCAACTCTGTCTCTGTGACGTCGGTGGCCGGAGTGCCGACGGAGCGGGTGACGATCAAGGCGCCCGCCGAAGCGGTGGACGTCGTCGCCGCCTGA
- a CDS encoding Dps family protein, translating into MSVVRSSLSEENLKLVGEALQGALVDLVDLSLVAKQVHWNIVGPRFRSVHLQLDEVVATARQHSDTVAERASAIGVTPDGRAATVAGTSAIGPVPNGWIKDTDAVRLLVDALGAVSARMRERIEVTDEPDPVTQDVLIQVAADLEKHAWMFQAESA; encoded by the coding sequence ATGTCTGTCGTGAGGAGTTCCCTGTCCGAGGAGAATCTGAAGCTGGTCGGTGAGGCGCTCCAGGGCGCGCTGGTCGATCTGGTGGATCTCTCGCTGGTCGCCAAACAGGTGCACTGGAATATCGTCGGACCGCGCTTCCGGTCCGTGCACCTTCAGTTGGACGAGGTCGTGGCCACGGCGCGACAGCATTCGGACACGGTCGCGGAGCGGGCGTCGGCGATCGGGGTGACACCGGACGGGCGGGCCGCGACGGTGGCGGGGACGAGCGCGATCGGGCCCGTGCCCAACGGGTGGATCAAGGACACGGACGCCGTACGGCTGCTGGTGGACGCGCTGGGGGCGGTGTCGGCGCGGATGCGGGAGCGTATCGAGGTCACGGACGAGCCGGATCCGGTGACGCAGGACGTGCTGATTCAGGTGGCCGCCGACCTGGAGAAGCACGCGTGGATGTTCCAGGCGGAGAGTGCGTGA
- a CDS encoding Fpg/Nei family DNA glycosylase, which produces MPEGDTVLHTAQRLHAALAGQPLTRAELRVPRFATADLTGLTVLEVVPRGKHLLTRLEGGLTLHSHLRMDGAWKVYGRDERWRGGPAYQIRAVLATAERTAIGYRLPVLELLRTRDEERVVGHLGPDLLGPDWDPATALRNLLADPARPLGPALLDQRNLAGIGNVFKSETCFAVRATPWLPIGQLPSPERLVTAAKRLLEANRDRPGAARRLSVYGRGGRPCPRCGAPVRTADQEGRPTYWCPSCQSGPLC; this is translated from the coding sequence GTGCCCGAAGGAGACACCGTCCTCCATACCGCCCAGCGCCTGCACGCCGCCCTCGCCGGGCAGCCGCTCACGCGGGCGGAGCTGCGGGTGCCCCGGTTCGCGACCGCCGATCTCACCGGCCTGACCGTTCTGGAAGTGGTCCCGCGCGGCAAGCATCTCCTCACCCGCCTGGAGGGCGGTCTCACCCTCCACTCCCATCTGCGGATGGACGGCGCCTGGAAGGTGTACGGGCGCGACGAGCGCTGGCGCGGCGGCCCGGCGTACCAGATCCGGGCCGTCCTCGCCACGGCCGAGCGCACGGCGATCGGCTACCGCCTGCCCGTCCTCGAACTGCTGCGCACCCGCGACGAGGAGCGGGTGGTAGGCCATCTCGGTCCCGATCTGCTGGGCCCCGACTGGGACCCGGCCACTGCCCTGCGCAATCTGCTGGCCGATCCGGCCCGGCCGCTCGGGCCGGCCCTGCTCGACCAGCGCAACCTCGCCGGCATCGGCAATGTCTTCAAGTCGGAGACCTGCTTCGCCGTCCGGGCGACGCCCTGGCTTCCGATCGGTCAACTCCCGTCACCCGAGCGCCTGGTGACGGCGGCGAAGAGACTGCTGGAAGCCAACCGGGACCGGCCCGGCGCCGCCCGGCGGCTCTCCGTGTACGGTCGCGGCGGCCGTCCCTGCCCGCGCTGCGGCGCCCCTGTCCGTACGGCGGACCAGGAGGGACGCCCCACCTACTGGTGTCCCTCCTGCCAGTCGGGCCCCCTCTGCTGA
- a CDS encoding ATP-dependent helicase: MARSALDSFSPATRGWFTGAFPAPTAAQEGAWRAIAEGSDVLVVAPTGSGKTLAAFLAALDRLASSPPPAEPKKRCRVLYVSPLKALAVDVERNLRSPLTGIRQESARRGLPEPEVRVGIRSGDTPAAERRSLAIRPPDILITTPESLFLMLTSAARDALAGIETVILDEVHAVAGTKRGAHLALSLERLDELLPRPARRIGLSATVRPVEEVARYLSPQRRVEIVQPPSGKEFDLSVVVPVEDLGELGGSPAPDRAADPERAEKPSIWPHVEERIADLVQAHRSTIVFANSRRLAERLCNRLNEIAYERATGETMPEEHSPAQLMAQSGAARGAPALLARAHHGSVSKEQRAQVEEDLKAGRLPAVVATSSLELGIDMGAVDLVVQVESPPSVASGLQRVGRAGHQVGAVSTGVVFPKYRGDLVQAAVVTERMRAGAIEALRVPANPLDVLAQQLVALVALDTRQADDLLALVRRAAPFAALPESAFTAVLDMLAGRYPSDAFAELRPRVVWDRVTGTVTGRPGAQRLAVTSGGTIPDRGLFGVFLVGADPKKGGGRVGELDEEMVYESRVGDVFTLGTSSWRIEDITRDRVLVSPAPGVPGRLPFWKGDQLGRPLELGRAVGAFLREVGSLTEEDARPRLTAAGLDTLAAGNLLAYLDEQRRACGHIPDDRTILVERFRDELGDWRVVIHSPFGAQVHAPWALALGARLSARYGMDAQVMHADDGIVLRLPDADPMGLDLLGDGPDGAGPAFVSEQAPLGAADVAFDAGDIRGIVTEQVGGSALFASRFRECAARALLLPRRSPGKRTPLWQQRQRAAQLLQVASEFGSFPIVLEAVRECLQDVFDVPGLSELMGDIESRRVRLIEVTTAEPSPFARSLLFGYVAQFLYEGDSPLAERRAAALSLDSRLLAELLGQAELRELLDPDVLAELERELRWRTEDRRVKDPEGVADLLRILGPLTDEELAERGADPSWAEELASARRAIRVRIGGTAHWAAIEDAGRLRDALGTALPVGVPEAFTEPLKDPLGDLLARYARTHGPFTSSAAAGRFGLGTAVTDGALQRLAASGRVVQGEFHPSGIGQEWCDATVLRRLRRRSLAALRQELEPVPPAALATFLPRWQHLSGDSLRGIDGLARAVEQLQGAPVPASALEKLILPSRVSGYTPALLDELTTTGEVLWAGAGSLPGKDGWVSLCPADAAPLLLAPARPLEQTALHASVLTTLSGGYGLFFRQIADQVRATTHPDATDPQLADALWDLAWSGRLTNDTLAPLRSLLGSGRTAGATAHRTRRAVPRGRYGTGAAPARPASRSGPPTVSGRWSLLPAPEPDPTHRAHALARTLLDRHGVVTRGAVAAEGVAGGFSSVYRVLSAFEDSGQARRGYVVEGLGAAQFAMDGAVDRLRAAATAHDRAVARPAPDAVVMAAADPANAYGAALPWPDPPAGAGHKPGRKAGSLVVLVDGELTLYMERGGRTLLAWPADPEDPALRAATEALAGAARAGALGAVTVERANGLPALTAPLGRALEAAGFHATPRGLRLRP; encoded by the coding sequence ATGGCACGCTCCGCGCTCGACTCCTTCTCCCCCGCGACCCGTGGCTGGTTCACGGGGGCCTTCCCCGCGCCCACGGCGGCGCAGGAGGGAGCCTGGCGTGCCATCGCGGAGGGCTCCGACGTGCTGGTGGTCGCCCCGACCGGCTCGGGAAAGACACTGGCCGCCTTTCTCGCCGCCCTGGACCGGCTCGCCTCCTCGCCGCCGCCCGCCGAGCCGAAGAAGCGCTGCCGGGTGCTGTACGTATCACCGCTCAAGGCACTCGCCGTCGATGTGGAGCGCAATCTGCGCAGCCCGCTCACCGGCATCCGGCAGGAGTCCGCGCGGCGCGGACTGCCCGAGCCGGAGGTGCGGGTGGGGATCCGCTCGGGCGACACCCCGGCAGCCGAGCGGCGCTCCCTCGCCATCCGGCCGCCCGACATCCTGATCACCACGCCCGAGTCGCTGTTCCTGATGCTCACGTCCGCCGCCAGGGACGCGCTCGCCGGCATCGAGACGGTGATCCTGGACGAGGTGCACGCGGTGGCGGGGACGAAGCGCGGCGCGCATCTCGCGCTGTCCCTGGAGCGGCTGGACGAGCTGCTGCCGCGCCCGGCCCGCCGGATCGGACTGTCGGCGACGGTGCGGCCGGTGGAGGAGGTGGCCCGCTATCTGTCGCCGCAGCGCCGGGTGGAGATCGTCCAGCCCCCCTCCGGGAAGGAGTTCGACCTCTCCGTGGTCGTCCCGGTCGAAGACCTGGGCGAGCTGGGCGGCTCCCCCGCGCCGGACCGGGCGGCGGACCCGGAGCGCGCGGAGAAGCCGTCGATCTGGCCGCATGTGGAGGAGCGGATCGCCGATCTCGTCCAGGCACACCGCTCCACGATCGTCTTCGCCAACTCCCGCCGGCTGGCCGAGCGCCTGTGCAACCGGCTCAACGAGATCGCGTACGAACGGGCGACCGGCGAGACGATGCCCGAGGAGCACTCCCCCGCCCAGCTCATGGCCCAGTCGGGTGCGGCCCGGGGCGCGCCCGCCCTGCTCGCCCGCGCGCACCACGGCTCGGTCTCCAAGGAGCAGCGCGCCCAGGTCGAGGAGGACCTCAAGGCCGGCCGGCTGCCCGCCGTCGTGGCCACCTCCAGTCTGGAGCTGGGCATCGACATGGGCGCGGTGGATCTCGTCGTCCAGGTCGAGTCGCCGCCCTCGGTCGCCTCGGGCCTCCAGCGGGTCGGCCGCGCGGGCCACCAGGTGGGCGCGGTCTCCACCGGAGTGGTCTTCCCGAAGTATCGCGGCGATCTGGTGCAGGCCGCCGTGGTCACCGAACGTATGCGGGCCGGAGCCATCGAGGCGCTCCGCGTGCCGGCCAACCCGCTGGACGTGCTGGCCCAGCAGCTCGTCGCGCTGGTCGCACTGGACACCCGGCAGGCCGACGACCTGCTGGCCCTGGTCCGCCGCGCCGCCCCGTTCGCCGCGCTGCCCGAGTCGGCGTTCACCGCCGTGCTGGACATGCTCGCCGGGCGCTATCCCTCCGACGCCTTCGCCGAGCTGCGGCCCCGCGTGGTGTGGGACCGCGTCACCGGTACGGTCACGGGCCGGCCGGGAGCCCAGCGCCTCGCCGTCACCTCGGGCGGCACCATCCCCGACCGCGGTCTCTTCGGTGTCTTCCTCGTCGGGGCCGACCCCAAGAAGGGCGGCGGCCGGGTCGGCGAGCTGGACGAGGAGATGGTCTACGAGTCGCGGGTCGGCGATGTCTTCACGCTCGGTACGTCGTCCTGGCGGATCGAGGACATCACCCGCGACCGGGTCCTGGTCTCCCCCGCCCCCGGCGTCCCCGGCCGGCTGCCCTTCTGGAAGGGCGACCAGCTGGGCCGCCCGCTGGAGCTGGGCCGGGCCGTGGGCGCGTTCCTGCGCGAGGTCGGCTCCCTCACCGAGGAGGACGCCCGGCCGCGTCTGACGGCCGCCGGGCTGGACACACTGGCCGCCGGCAATCTGCTCGCCTACCTCGACGAGCAGCGCCGTGCCTGCGGACACATCCCCGACGACAGGACGATCCTGGTCGAGCGGTTCCGCGACGAGCTGGGCGACTGGCGGGTGGTGATCCACTCCCCCTTCGGGGCCCAGGTCCACGCGCCCTGGGCGCTGGCCCTCGGCGCCCGGCTCTCCGCGCGGTACGGCATGGACGCGCAGGTCATGCACGCCGACGACGGCATCGTGCTGCGCCTCCCGGACGCCGATCCGATGGGCCTCGACCTGCTCGGCGACGGGCCGGACGGGGCCGGACCGGCCTTCGTCAGCGAGCAGGCGCCCCTCGGCGCCGCGGATGTCGCGTTCGACGCGGGCGACATCCGGGGGATCGTCACCGAACAGGTGGGCGGCTCGGCGCTGTTCGCCTCCCGGTTCCGGGAGTGCGCCGCGCGGGCCCTGCTGCTGCCGCGCCGCAGCCCCGGCAAGCGCACCCCGCTCTGGCAGCAGCGCCAGCGCGCCGCCCAGCTCCTTCAGGTGGCGAGCGAGTTCGGCTCGTTCCCCATCGTGCTGGAGGCGGTGCGCGAATGCCTCCAGGACGTCTTCGACGTCCCCGGACTCAGCGAGCTGATGGGCGACATCGAGTCCCGCAGGGTCCGGCTGATCGAGGTCACCACGGCGGAGCCCTCCCCCTTCGCCCGCTCCCTGCTCTTCGGCTATGTCGCCCAGTTTCTGTACGAGGGGGACTCGCCCCTCGCGGAGCGCCGGGCGGCCGCGCTGTCGCTGGACTCGCGGCTGCTGGCCGAGCTGCTGGGCCAGGCCGAGCTGCGGGAGCTGCTCGACCCGGACGTACTCGCCGAGCTGGAGCGCGAGTTGCGGTGGCGCACCGAGGACCGGCGCGTCAAGGACCCGGAAGGCGTCGCCGATCTGCTCCGGATCCTGGGCCCGCTCACCGACGAGGAGCTGGCCGAGCGCGGCGCGGACCCTTCCTGGGCCGAGGAGCTCGCCTCGGCCCGCCGCGCCATCCGGGTACGGATCGGCGGGACCGCGCACTGGGCCGCCATCGAGGACGCGGGCCGGCTGCGCGACGCGCTCGGCACGGCGCTGCCGGTCGGTGTGCCCGAAGCCTTCACCGAACCGCTCAAGGACCCGCTGGGCGACCTCCTCGCCCGCTATGCCCGGACCCACGGTCCGTTCACCTCCTCAGCCGCCGCCGGGCGCTTCGGCCTCGGCACCGCGGTCACGGACGGCGCCCTCCAGCGTCTCGCCGCGAGCGGCCGGGTCGTCCAGGGCGAGTTCCACCCCTCCGGCATCGGCCAGGAGTGGTGCGACGCCACCGTGCTGCGCCGGCTGCGCCGCCGTTCCCTGGCCGCGCTGCGCCAGGAGCTGGAGCCGGTGCCGCCCGCCGCGCTCGCCACCTTCCTGCCGCGGTGGCAGCATCTGAGCGGCGACAGCCTGCGGGGCATCGACGGACTCGCGCGCGCGGTCGAGCAGTTGCAGGGCGCGCCCGTCCCCGCCTCCGCGCTGGAGAAGCTGATCCTGCCGTCCCGTGTCTCCGGCTACACCCCCGCCCTGCTCGACGAGCTGACCACCACCGGCGAGGTGCTGTGGGCCGGAGCGGGCTCCCTGCCCGGCAAGGACGGCTGGGTGTCGCTCTGTCCCGCCGACGCCGCGCCCCTGCTGCTCGCCCCCGCACGCCCCCTGGAGCAGACCGCGCTCCACGCATCCGTACTGACCACGCTCTCGGGCGGGTACGGGCTGTTCTTCCGGCAGATCGCAGACCAGGTCCGCGCCACCACCCACCCGGACGCGACGGACCCGCAGCTCGCCGACGCCCTCTGGGACCTCGCCTGGTCCGGTCGGCTCACCAACGACACCCTGGCCCCGCTGCGCTCCCTCCTCGGCTCCGGCCGTACGGCGGGCGCCACGGCCCACCGGACCCGGCGCGCGGTGCCGCGCGGGCGGTACGGCACGGGGGCGGCCCCCGCCCGGCCCGCCTCCCGCTCGGGGCCGCCCACCGTCAGCGGCCGCTGGTCGCTGCTCCCCGCGCCGGAGCCCGACCCCACCCACCGGGCCCACGCGCTGGCCCGCACCCTTCTGGACCGGCACGGCGTGGTGACCCGGGGCGCCGTCGCGGCCGAGGGCGTGGCGGGCGGTTTCTCCTCGGTCTACCGGGTGCTGTCGGCGTTCGAGGACAGCGGACAGGCCCGCCGCGGCTATGTCGTCGAGGGCCTGGGCGCCGCCCAGTTCGCGATGGACGGCGCGGTCGACCGGCTGCGCGCCGCCGCGACGGCCCACGACCGCGCCGTGGCGCGGCCCGCGCCGGACGCCGTGGTCATGGCCGCCGCCGACCCGGCCAACGCGTACGGCGCGGCGCTCCCCTGGCCGGATCCCCCGGCCGGCGCCGGGCACAAGCCGGGCCGCAAGGCGGGGTCGCTCGTCGTCCTGGTCGACGGTGAGCTGACGCTGTACATGGAGCGCGGCGGCCGGACCCTGCTCGCCTGGCCCGCGGACCCGGAGGACCCCGCGCTGCGCGCCGCGACGGAGGCCCTGGCCGGAGCGGCGCGCGCGGGCGCCCTCGGAGCCGTCACCGTGGAGCGGGCCAACGGCCTGCCCGCCCTGACCGCCCCGCTGGGACGTGCGCTCGAAGCGGCGGGCTTCCACGCGACCCCCAGGGGGCTGCGCCTGCGCCCCTGA
- a CDS encoding AraC family transcriptional regulator, giving the protein MARREQARHWRYSELPGVDLLRARYIDKTFLPHTHETFVIAAVTHGVDVFQHSQGKQYAGPGALALINPDTPHTGHAQDAEGWRYGAVYPAAEVVAAIAAETTTLRGTPGFAAPVVEDRYATHLVHQVLRAAEEGNALAADTLLRVAVTRLLRTNGGTLRQRRPATGAGARHAARARAVLEARMADPPSLERLAAELGTGPFALLRAFKDAYGLPPHSWLTDARVRRARRLLEAGTTPAEAAVTVGFTDQPHLNRHFTRIVGVPPGAYRKERLGLTG; this is encoded by the coding sequence ATGGCACGGCGGGAGCAGGCACGGCACTGGCGCTACTCGGAGCTGCCCGGGGTCGATCTGCTGCGGGCGCGCTACATCGACAAGACGTTTCTGCCGCACACGCACGAGACCTTCGTCATCGCCGCGGTCACGCACGGGGTCGATGTCTTCCAGCACAGCCAGGGAAAGCAGTACGCGGGCCCCGGCGCGCTCGCGCTGATCAACCCCGACACCCCGCACACCGGCCATGCGCAGGACGCGGAGGGCTGGCGGTACGGGGCGGTCTACCCGGCGGCCGAGGTGGTCGCGGCGATCGCCGCCGAGACCACGACGCTCCGCGGCACGCCCGGTTTCGCGGCCCCCGTGGTGGAGGACCGGTACGCGACCCATCTCGTGCACCAGGTGCTGCGCGCCGCCGAGGAGGGCAACGCCCTCGCCGCGGACACCCTCCTGCGGGTCGCGGTGACCCGGCTGCTGCGGACGAACGGCGGCACGCTCCGGCAGCGGCGTCCGGCGACCGGTGCCGGGGCCCGGCACGCGGCACGCGCGCGTGCCGTGCTGGAGGCGCGCATGGCGGACCCGCCGTCCCTGGAGCGGCTCGCCGCCGAACTCGGGACCGGCCCCTTCGCCCTGCTGCGCGCGTTCAAGGACGCCTACGGCCTGCCGCCGCACAGCTGGCTCACCGACGCGCGCGTACGCCGCGCCCGCCGGCTCCTGGAGGCCGGTACGACCCCGGCCGAGGCGGCCGTGACCGTCGGGTTCACCGACCAGCCCCATCTCAACCGGCACTTCACCCGGATCGTCGGGGTCCCGCCCGGGGCGTACCGCAAGGAGCGGCTGGGGCTCACGGGCTGA
- a CDS encoding AzlC family ABC transporter permease, producing the protein MAEQTTSASADIPEDGPRASAPGSPPAPAGKPDSAVVRDALGVGIAVGLSGFAFGVTSAGAGLSVGQTCALSLLVFTGASQFALVGALAAGGNPLTAAAGAFFLGVRNAFYGLRLSQLLRLPGPVRPLAAQWVIDETTAVALAQPSRRAARIGFTVTGLTLYTLWNLSTLAGALGAEALGDTAAWGLDAAGPAVFLALLAPMLRTATERTVAGLAVVLGLGFLPVLPAGVPVLVAALAAPAVLWYEGRRRTTSGKGTDR; encoded by the coding sequence GTGGCAGAACAGACAACGTCCGCTTCGGCGGACATACCGGAAGACGGTCCTCGCGCGAGCGCGCCCGGATCCCCGCCCGCACCGGCGGGCAAGCCCGACTCCGCCGTCGTACGCGACGCGCTGGGGGTCGGTATCGCCGTCGGGCTCTCCGGCTTCGCCTTCGGGGTCACCTCGGCCGGCGCCGGCCTCTCCGTGGGGCAGACCTGCGCGCTCAGCCTGCTGGTCTTCACGGGAGCCTCGCAGTTCGCGCTCGTCGGCGCGCTCGCCGCGGGCGGCAATCCGCTCACCGCCGCCGCCGGAGCGTTCTTCCTGGGCGTGCGCAACGCGTTCTACGGGCTGCGGCTGTCCCAGCTGCTGCGGCTGCCGGGGCCGGTGCGCCCGCTGGCCGCCCAGTGGGTGATCGACGAGACCACGGCCGTCGCGCTCGCGCAGCCCTCGCGGCGCGCCGCCCGGATCGGCTTCACGGTCACCGGGCTCACGCTCTACACGCTCTGGAACCTCAGCACCCTCGCCGGGGCCCTCGGCGCGGAGGCGCTCGGCGACACCGCCGCGTGGGGGCTCGACGCGGCGGGGCCCGCGGTCTTCCTCGCCCTGCTCGCGCCCATGCTCCGTACGGCCACGGAACGGACGGTCGCGGGCCTCGCGGTCGTCCTGGGACTCGGCTTCCTGCCGGTGCTGCCCGCCGGGGTGCCGGTGCTCGTCGCTGCCCTGGCGGCGCCCGCCGTCCTCTGGTACGAGGGCCGACGGCGCACAACGAGCGGAAAGGGAACGGACCGTTGA